One part of the Arabidopsis thaliana chromosome 4, partial sequence genome encodes these proteins:
- a CDS encoding sequence-specific DNA binding transcription factor ATNDX (sequence-specific DNA binding;sequence-specific DNA binding transcription factors; FUNCTIONS IN: sequence-specific DNA binding, sequence-specific DNA binding transcription factor activity; INVOLVED IN: regulation of transcription, DNA-dependent; EXPRESSED IN: 12 plant structures; EXPRESSED DURING: 6 growth stages; CONTAINS InterPro DOMAIN/s: Homeobox (InterPro:IPR001356).), translating to MVRLLQPKHMVQAVNALHWRNSVEFHKLLKDNGDFSICFNSEQVLPQKISVEKMVKMLPRHLIAVVMTPNKDGKSRYILCGIRLLQTLCDLTPRNAKLEQVLLDDVKLSAQMIDLVILVIIALGRNRKESCNSNKESLLEATLVASCLHLFHGFISPNSQDLVLVLLAHPRVDVFIDSAFGAVLNVVISLKAKLLYRQTDSPKKLGASSVEEVNFHCQQAEAALQFLHSLCQHKPFRERVAKNKELCGKGGVLRLAQSILSLTITPEFVGATVTIASTSRMKAKVLSILQHLFEAESVSFLDEVANAGNLHLAKTVASEVLKLLRLGLSKASMATASPDYPMGFVLLNAMRLADVLTDDSNFRSFFTEHFSMVLSAVFCLSHGDFLSMLCSSDLSSREDDANVDYDLFKSAGWILSVFSSSGQSVTPQFKLSLQNNLTMSSYAHQRTSLFIKMIANLHCFVPNVCQEQDRNRFIQNVMSGLRKDPSSILIKMLPGSSYTPVAQRGTGVCRNLGSLLRHAESLIPSSLNEEDFLLLRVFCDQLQPLIHSEFEESQVQVKDIEGRGGNLSGKLKELLNLNNEEASEDCDVRVEGVMTKQGVNEEIDTVERLKESDADASNLETSGSDTSSNRGKGLVEEGELVQNMSKRFKGSASGEVKEDEKSETFLVFEKQKKKRKRSIMNADQMGMIEKALAEEPDLQRNSASRQLWADKISQKGSEVITSSQLKNWLNNRKAKLARANKQTGPAHDNNSSGDLPESPGDENTWQQKPSTPIKDQTVTETPKTGENLMRTSSSSEEGIKQGQQVRLMDERGDEIGKGTVLRTDGEWNGLSLETRQICVVDVMELSESYDGSKKMIPYGSDDVGRTFTEANSRFGVMRVAWDVNKLQY from the exons ATGGTTCGATTGTTGCAGCCTAAACACATGGTACAAGCTGTGAACGCTTTGCATTGGCGAAACTCTGTGGAATTTCATAAGCTGCTTAAAGATAATGGAGATTTCTCTATTTGCTTTAACTCTGAGCAAGTGTTACCACAAAAG ATTAGTGTTGAGAAGATGGTGAAAATGTTACCTCGGCACCTCATTGCGGTGGTTATGACTCCTAATAAAGATGGAAAGTCTCGTTATATACTGTGTGGGATCAGACTGTTGCAGACGTTGTGTGACTTAACACCTCGTAATGCTAAACTCGAGCAG GTCTTGCTTGACGATGTGAAATTATCAGCACAGATGATTGATCTGGTGATCCTTGTGATAATAGCTCTTGGCCGTAACAGAAAG GAAAGCTGTAATTCGAATAAAGAATCGTTACTAGAGGCTACATTGGTGGCTTCTTGTCTCCACCTGTTTCACGGGTTTATCTCTCCTAACTCCCAAGATCTTGTTCTCGTCTTGCTTGCACACCCAAGG GTTGATGTGTTTATAGACAGTGCTTTTGGAGCTGTTCTCAATGTTGTGATATCTTTGAAAGCGAAGTTGCTGTATAGACAAACTGACTCCCCAAAAAAGTTAGGCGCAAGTTCTGTAGAGGAGGTTAACTTCCACTGCCAACAAGCTGAAGCTGCTTTGCAGTTCCTTCATTCTCTATGCCAACACAAACCCTTTAGAGAACGTGTCGCTAAAAACAAG GAGCTATGTGGAAAAGGTGGCGTTCTTAGGCTAGCTCAATCCATACTATCACTAACTATTACACCTGAATTTGTTGGAGCAACCGTAACTATAGCTTCCACATCTAGAATGAAAGCAAAAGTTCTTTCAATT TTGCAGCATCTGTTTGAAGCGGAAAGTGTCTCATTCCTTGACGAGGTTGCAAATGCAGGAAACTTGCATTTAGCCAAAACTGTTGCCTCAGAG GTTCTTAAATTATTGAGGCTTGGCCTTTCTAAAGCTTCCATGGCTACTGCTTCTCCTGACTACCCGATGGGTTTTGTGCTACTTAACGCTATGCGCTTGGCTGACGTGCTCACTGATGACTCAAATTTTCGATCTTTTTTCACTGAACATTTT AGCATGGTTCTCAGCGCGGTATTTTGTCTCTCTCATGGAGATTTCTTGTCAATGTTGTGCTCTTCTGATCTTTCTTCAAGGGAGGATGATGCGAATGTTGATTATGATCTGTTTAAGTCAGCTGGATGGATTCTAAGTGTATTTTCATCTTCTGGGCAATCAGTCACACCTCAATTCAAGCTCAGTTTACAAAATAACCTTACCATGTCTTCATATGCACATCAACGAACATCcttatttattaaaatgatTGCGAATCTTCACTGTTTCGTTCCCAACGTGTGCCAAG AACAGGATAGGAACCGTTTCATTCAGAATGTTATGAGTGGATTGCGAAAAGATCCTTCAAGCATATTGATTAAGATGTTACCAGGCTCTTCATATACTCCTGTGGCACAGAGAGGCACTGGTGTTTGCAGAAACCTAG GTTCTCTGTTGCGCCATGCAGAATCCTTGATCCCTAGTTCCCTCAACGAGGAAGATTTTCTGCTTTTGAG GGTGTTTTGTGACCAGTTACAGCCGTTAATCCATTCCGAGTTTGAGGAAAGTCAAGTACAGGTGAAG GATATTGAAGGTAGGGGCGGGAATTTATCTGGTAAGCTAAAAGAGCTTCTGAATCTTAACAATGAGGAAGCTTCAGAGGATTGTGATGTCCGAGTTGAAGGTGTGATGACAAAGCAAGGCGTGAACGAGGAGATAGACACAGTTGAAAGGTTGAAAGAGAGCGATGCAGATGCTAGCAATCTTGAAACCAGTGGTTCAGATACAAGCTCTAACAGAGGGAAGGGTCTGGTTGAAGAGGGAGAGTTGGTTCAGAATATGAGCAAGCGATTTAAAGGCAGTGCATCAGGAGAGGTGAAGGAGGATGAGAAATCTGAAACCTTCCTTGTCTttgagaagcagaagaagaaacggaaGCGTAGTATTATGAATGCTGATCAAATGGGGATGATTGAGAAGGCGCTTGCTGAAGAACCTGATTTGCAGCGGAATTCAGCTTCGAGACAGTTATGGGCTGATAAAATAAGTCAAAAG GGTTCGGAGGTTATTACATCTTCGCAGCTGAAAAACTG GCTGAATAACCGAAAAGCGAAACTAGCTCGAGCAAACAAGCAAACGGGGCCAGCTCATGATAATAACAGCTCAGGGGATCTACCGGAGAGTCCTGGAGATGAAAACACTTGGCAGCAGAAACCATCAACACCAATTAAAGATCAAACTGTAACAGAAACCCCGAAAACAGGAGAGAATCTGATGAGAACATCGTCATCATCAGAAGAAGGGATAAAGCAAGGGCAACAAGTGAGGCTTATGGATGAGAGAGGAGACGAGATCGGGAAGGGAACAGTGTTGAGAACAGACGGTGAATGGAACGGTTTAAGCTTGGAGACAAGACAGATATGTGTAGTTGATGTAATGGAGCTTAGTGAGTCATATGATGGGAGCAAAAAGATGATCCCTTATGGATCAGATGATGTTGGGAGGACTTTCACAGAGGCGAATTCAAGGTTTGGAGTTATGAGAGTGGCTTGGGATGTGAATAAGCTTCAGTATTAG
- a CDS encoding sequence-specific DNA binding transcription factor ATNDX, translating into MSETITPSTSKHISEPKHMVQAVNALHWRNSVEFHKLLKDNGDFSICFNSEQVLPQKISVEKMVKMLPRHLIAVVMTPNKDGKSRYILCGIRLLQTLCDLTPRNAKLEQVLLDDVKLSAQMIDLVILVIIALGRNRKESCNSNKESLLEATLVASCLHLFHGFISPNSQDLVLVLLAHPRVDVFIDSAFGAVLNVVISLKAKLLYRQTDSPKKLGASSVEEVNFHCQQAEAALQFLHSLCQHKPFRERVAKNKELCGKGGVLRLAQSILSLTITPEFVGATVTIASTSRMKAKVLSILQHLFEAESVSFLDEVANAGNLHLAKTVASEVLKLLRLGLSKASMATASPDYPMGFVLLNAMRLADVLTDDSNFRSFFTEHFSMVLSAVFCLSHGDFLSMLCSSDLSSREDDANVDYDLFKSAGWILSVFSSSGQSVTPQFKLSLQNNLTMSSYAHQRTSLFIKMIANLHCFVPNVCQEQDRNRFIQNVMSGLRKDPSSILIKMLPGSSYTPVAQRGTGVCRNLGSLLRHAESLIPSSLNEEDFLLLRVFCDQLQPLIHSEFEESQVQVKDIEGRGGNLSGKLKELLNLNNEEASEDCDVRVEGVMTKQGVNEEIDTVERLKESDADASNLETSGSDTSSNRGKGLVEEGELVQNMSKRFKGSASGEVKEDEKSETFLVFEKQKKKRKRSIMNADQMGMIEKALAEEPDLQRNSASRQLWADKISQKGSEVITSSQLKNWLNNRKAKLARANKQTGPAHDNNSSGDLPESPGDENTWQQKPSTPIKDQTVTETPKTGENLMRTSSSSEEGIKQGQQVRLMDERGDEIGKGTVLRTDGEWNGLSLETRQICVVDVMELSESYDGSKKMIPYGSDDVGRTFTEANSRFGVMRVAWDVNKLQY; encoded by the exons ATGTCTGAAACAATTACGCCATCAACGTCAAAACATATATCTGAA CCTAAACACATGGTACAAGCTGTGAACGCTTTGCATTGGCGAAACTCTGTGGAATTTCATAAGCTGCTTAAAGATAATGGAGATTTCTCTATTTGCTTTAACTCTGAGCAAGTGTTACCACAAAAG ATTAGTGTTGAGAAGATGGTGAAAATGTTACCTCGGCACCTCATTGCGGTGGTTATGACTCCTAATAAAGATGGAAAGTCTCGTTATATACTGTGTGGGATCAGACTGTTGCAGACGTTGTGTGACTTAACACCTCGTAATGCTAAACTCGAGCAG GTCTTGCTTGACGATGTGAAATTATCAGCACAGATGATTGATCTGGTGATCCTTGTGATAATAGCTCTTGGCCGTAACAGAAAG GAAAGCTGTAATTCGAATAAAGAATCGTTACTAGAGGCTACATTGGTGGCTTCTTGTCTCCACCTGTTTCACGGGTTTATCTCTCCTAACTCCCAAGATCTTGTTCTCGTCTTGCTTGCACACCCAAGG GTTGATGTGTTTATAGACAGTGCTTTTGGAGCTGTTCTCAATGTTGTGATATCTTTGAAAGCGAAGTTGCTGTATAGACAAACTGACTCCCCAAAAAAGTTAGGCGCAAGTTCTGTAGAGGAGGTTAACTTCCACTGCCAACAAGCTGAAGCTGCTTTGCAGTTCCTTCATTCTCTATGCCAACACAAACCCTTTAGAGAACGTGTCGCTAAAAACAAG GAGCTATGTGGAAAAGGTGGCGTTCTTAGGCTAGCTCAATCCATACTATCACTAACTATTACACCTGAATTTGTTGGAGCAACCGTAACTATAGCTTCCACATCTAGAATGAAAGCAAAAGTTCTTTCAATT TTGCAGCATCTGTTTGAAGCGGAAAGTGTCTCATTCCTTGACGAGGTTGCAAATGCAGGAAACTTGCATTTAGCCAAAACTGTTGCCTCAGAG GTTCTTAAATTATTGAGGCTTGGCCTTTCTAAAGCTTCCATGGCTACTGCTTCTCCTGACTACCCGATGGGTTTTGTGCTACTTAACGCTATGCGCTTGGCTGACGTGCTCACTGATGACTCAAATTTTCGATCTTTTTTCACTGAACATTTT AGCATGGTTCTCAGCGCGGTATTTTGTCTCTCTCATGGAGATTTCTTGTCAATGTTGTGCTCTTCTGATCTTTCTTCAAGGGAGGATGATGCGAATGTTGATTATGATCTGTTTAAGTCAGCTGGATGGATTCTAAGTGTATTTTCATCTTCTGGGCAATCAGTCACACCTCAATTCAAGCTCAGTTTACAAAATAACCTTACCATGTCTTCATATGCACATCAACGAACATCcttatttattaaaatgatTGCGAATCTTCACTGTTTCGTTCCCAACGTGTGCCAAG AACAGGATAGGAACCGTTTCATTCAGAATGTTATGAGTGGATTGCGAAAAGATCCTTCAAGCATATTGATTAAGATGTTACCAGGCTCTTCATATACTCCTGTGGCACAGAGAGGCACTGGTGTTTGCAGAAACCTAG GTTCTCTGTTGCGCCATGCAGAATCCTTGATCCCTAGTTCCCTCAACGAGGAAGATTTTCTGCTTTTGAG GGTGTTTTGTGACCAGTTACAGCCGTTAATCCATTCCGAGTTTGAGGAAAGTCAAGTACAGGTGAAG GATATTGAAGGTAGGGGCGGGAATTTATCTGGTAAGCTAAAAGAGCTTCTGAATCTTAACAATGAGGAAGCTTCAGAGGATTGTGATGTCCGAGTTGAAGGTGTGATGACAAAGCAAGGCGTGAACGAGGAGATAGACACAGTTGAAAGGTTGAAAGAGAGCGATGCAGATGCTAGCAATCTTGAAACCAGTGGTTCAGATACAAGCTCTAACAGAGGGAAGGGTCTGGTTGAAGAGGGAGAGTTGGTTCAGAATATGAGCAAGCGATTTAAAGGCAGTGCATCAGGAGAGGTGAAGGAGGATGAGAAATCTGAAACCTTCCTTGTCTttgagaagcagaagaagaaacggaaGCGTAGTATTATGAATGCTGATCAAATGGGGATGATTGAGAAGGCGCTTGCTGAAGAACCTGATTTGCAGCGGAATTCAGCTTCGAGACAGTTATGGGCTGATAAAATAAGTCAAAAG GGTTCGGAGGTTATTACATCTTCGCAGCTGAAAAACTG GCTGAATAACCGAAAAGCGAAACTAGCTCGAGCAAACAAGCAAACGGGGCCAGCTCATGATAATAACAGCTCAGGGGATCTACCGGAGAGTCCTGGAGATGAAAACACTTGGCAGCAGAAACCATCAACACCAATTAAAGATCAAACTGTAACAGAAACCCCGAAAACAGGAGAGAATCTGATGAGAACATCGTCATCATCAGAAGAAGGGATAAAGCAAGGGCAACAAGTGAGGCTTATGGATGAGAGAGGAGACGAGATCGGGAAGGGAACAGTGTTGAGAACAGACGGTGAATGGAACGGTTTAAGCTTGGAGACAAGACAGATATGTGTAGTTGATGTAATGGAGCTTAGTGAGTCATATGATGGGAGCAAAAAGATGATCCCTTATGGATCAGATGATGTTGGGAGGACTTTCACAGAGGCGAATTCAAGGTTTGGAGTTATGAGAGTGGCTTGGGATGTGAATAAGCTTCAGTATTAG
- a CDS encoding sequence-specific DNA binding transcription factor ATNDX, with the protein MVRLLQPKHMVQAVNALHWRNSVEFHKLLKDNGDFSICFNSEQVLPQKISVEKMVKMLPRHLIAVVMTPNKDGKSRYILCGIRLLQTLCDLTPRNAKLEQVLLDDVKLSAQMIDLVILVIIALGRNRKESCNSNKESLLEATLVASCLHLFHGFISPNSQDLVLVLLAHPRVDVFIDSAFGAVLNVVISLKAKLLYRQTDSPKKLGASSVEEVNFHCQQAEAALQFLHSLCQHKPFRERVAKNKELCGKGGVLRLAQSILSLTITPEFVGATVTIASTSRMKAKVLSILQHLFEAESVSFLDEVANAGNLHLAKTVASEVLKLLRLGLSKASMATASPDYPMGFVLLNAMRLADVLTDDSNFRSFFTEHFSMVLSAVFCLSHGDFLSMLCSSDLSSREDDANVDYDLFKSAGWILSVFSSSGQSVTPQFKLSLQNNLTMSSYAHQRTSLFIKMIANLHCFVPNVCQEQDRNRFIQNVMSGLRKDPSSILIKMLPGSSYTPVAQRGTGVCRNLGSLLRHAESLIPSSLNEEDFLLLRVFCDQLQPLIHSEFEESQVQVKDIEGRGGNLSGKLKELLNLNNEEASEDCDVRVEGVMTKQGVNEEIDTVERLKESDADASNLETSGSDTSSNRGKGLVEEGELVQNMSKRFKGSASGEVKEDEKSETFLVFEKQKKKRKRSIMNADQMGMIEKALAEEPDLQRNSASRQLWADKISQKVSSRILLFLISNHVLRTMRSLIT; encoded by the exons ATGGTTCGATTGTTGCAGCCTAAACACATGGTACAAGCTGTGAACGCTTTGCATTGGCGAAACTCTGTGGAATTTCATAAGCTGCTTAAAGATAATGGAGATTTCTCTATTTGCTTTAACTCTGAGCAAGTGTTACCACAAAAG ATTAGTGTTGAGAAGATGGTGAAAATGTTACCTCGGCACCTCATTGCGGTGGTTATGACTCCTAATAAAGATGGAAAGTCTCGTTATATACTGTGTGGGATCAGACTGTTGCAGACGTTGTGTGACTTAACACCTCGTAATGCTAAACTCGAGCAG GTCTTGCTTGACGATGTGAAATTATCAGCACAGATGATTGATCTGGTGATCCTTGTGATAATAGCTCTTGGCCGTAACAGAAAG GAAAGCTGTAATTCGAATAAAGAATCGTTACTAGAGGCTACATTGGTGGCTTCTTGTCTCCACCTGTTTCACGGGTTTATCTCTCCTAACTCCCAAGATCTTGTTCTCGTCTTGCTTGCACACCCAAGG GTTGATGTGTTTATAGACAGTGCTTTTGGAGCTGTTCTCAATGTTGTGATATCTTTGAAAGCGAAGTTGCTGTATAGACAAACTGACTCCCCAAAAAAGTTAGGCGCAAGTTCTGTAGAGGAGGTTAACTTCCACTGCCAACAAGCTGAAGCTGCTTTGCAGTTCCTTCATTCTCTATGCCAACACAAACCCTTTAGAGAACGTGTCGCTAAAAACAAG GAGCTATGTGGAAAAGGTGGCGTTCTTAGGCTAGCTCAATCCATACTATCACTAACTATTACACCTGAATTTGTTGGAGCAACCGTAACTATAGCTTCCACATCTAGAATGAAAGCAAAAGTTCTTTCAATT TTGCAGCATCTGTTTGAAGCGGAAAGTGTCTCATTCCTTGACGAGGTTGCAAATGCAGGAAACTTGCATTTAGCCAAAACTGTTGCCTCAGAG GTTCTTAAATTATTGAGGCTTGGCCTTTCTAAAGCTTCCATGGCTACTGCTTCTCCTGACTACCCGATGGGTTTTGTGCTACTTAACGCTATGCGCTTGGCTGACGTGCTCACTGATGACTCAAATTTTCGATCTTTTTTCACTGAACATTTT AGCATGGTTCTCAGCGCGGTATTTTGTCTCTCTCATGGAGATTTCTTGTCAATGTTGTGCTCTTCTGATCTTTCTTCAAGGGAGGATGATGCGAATGTTGATTATGATCTGTTTAAGTCAGCTGGATGGATTCTAAGTGTATTTTCATCTTCTGGGCAATCAGTCACACCTCAATTCAAGCTCAGTTTACAAAATAACCTTACCATGTCTTCATATGCACATCAACGAACATCcttatttattaaaatgatTGCGAATCTTCACTGTTTCGTTCCCAACGTGTGCCAAG AACAGGATAGGAACCGTTTCATTCAGAATGTTATGAGTGGATTGCGAAAAGATCCTTCAAGCATATTGATTAAGATGTTACCAGGCTCTTCATATACTCCTGTGGCACAGAGAGGCACTGGTGTTTGCAGAAACCTAG GTTCTCTGTTGCGCCATGCAGAATCCTTGATCCCTAGTTCCCTCAACGAGGAAGATTTTCTGCTTTTGAG GGTGTTTTGTGACCAGTTACAGCCGTTAATCCATTCCGAGTTTGAGGAAAGTCAAGTACAGGTGAAG GATATTGAAGGTAGGGGCGGGAATTTATCTGGTAAGCTAAAAGAGCTTCTGAATCTTAACAATGAGGAAGCTTCAGAGGATTGTGATGTCCGAGTTGAAGGTGTGATGACAAAGCAAGGCGTGAACGAGGAGATAGACACAGTTGAAAGGTTGAAAGAGAGCGATGCAGATGCTAGCAATCTTGAAACCAGTGGTTCAGATACAAGCTCTAACAGAGGGAAGGGTCTGGTTGAAGAGGGAGAGTTGGTTCAGAATATGAGCAAGCGATTTAAAGGCAGTGCATCAGGAGAGGTGAAGGAGGATGAGAAATCTGAAACCTTCCTTGTCTttgagaagcagaagaagaaacggaaGCGTAGTATTATGAATGCTGATCAAATGGGGATGATTGAGAAGGCGCTTGCTGAAGAACCTGATTTGCAGCGGAATTCAGCTTCGAGACAGTTATGGGCTGATAAAATAAGTCAAAAGGTGAGTTCAAGAATTCTACTCTTTTTAATTTCCAACCACGTATTACGAACGATGCGCTCGTTGATTACATGA
- a CDS encoding sequence-specific DNA binding transcription factor ATNDX (sequence-specific DNA binding;sequence-specific DNA binding transcription factors; FUNCTIONS IN: sequence-specific DNA binding, sequence-specific DNA binding transcription factor activity; INVOLVED IN: regulation of transcription, DNA-dependent; EXPRESSED IN: 12 plant structures; EXPRESSED DURING: 6 growth stages; CONTAINS InterPro DOMAIN/s: Homeobox (InterPro:IPR001356); Has 162 Blast hits to 148 proteins in 59 species: Archae - 0; Bacteria - 10; Metazoa - 30; Fungi - 10; Plants - 59; Viruses - 0; Other Eukaryotes - 53 (source: NCBI BLink).) — protein MVRLLQPKHMVQAVNALHWRNSVEFHKLLKDNGDFSICFNSEQVLPQKISVEKMVKMLPRHLIAVVMTPNKDGKSRYILCGIRLLQTLCDLTPRNAKLEQVLLDDVKLSAQMIDLVILVIIALGRNRKESCNSNKESLLEATLVASCLHLFHGFISPNSQDLVLVLLAHPRVDVFIDSAFGAVLNVVISLKAKLLYRQTDSPKKLGASSVEEVNFHCQQAEAALQFLHSLCQHKPFRERVAKNKELCGKGGVLRLAQSILSLTITPEFVGATVTIASTSRMKAKVLSILQHLFEAESVSFLDEVANAGNLHLAKTVASEVLKLLRLGLSKASMATASPDYPMGFVLLNAMRLADVLTDDSNFRSFFTEHFSMVLSAVFCLSHGDFLSMLCSSDLSSREDDANVDYDLFKSAGWILSVFSSSGQSVTPQFKLSLQNNLTMSSYAHQRTSLFIKMIANLHCFVPNVCQEQDRNRFIQNVMSGLRKDPSSILIKMLPGSSYTPVAQRGTGVCRNLGSLLRHAESLIPSSLNEEDFLLLRVFCDQLQPLIHSEFEESQVQVKVKKLFALLYIGFTILWLICLVTLIQDIEGRGGNLSGKLKELLNLNNEEASEDCDVRVEGVMTKQGVNEEIDTVERLKESDADASNLETSGSDTSSNRGKGLVEEGELVQNMSKRFKGSASGEVKEDEKSETFLVFEKQKKKRKRSIMNADQMGMIEKALAEEPDLQRNSASRQLWADKISQKGSEVITSSQLKNWLNNRKAKLARANKQTGPAHDNNSSGDLPESPGDENTWQQKPSTPIKDQTVTETPKTGENLMRTSSSSEEGIKQGQQVRLMDERGDEIGKGTVLRTDGEWNGLSLETRQICVVDVMELSESYDGSKKMIPYGSDDVGRTFTEANSRFGVMRVAWDVNKLQY, from the exons ATGGTTCGATTGTTGCAGCCTAAACACATGGTACAAGCTGTGAACGCTTTGCATTGGCGAAACTCTGTGGAATTTCATAAGCTGCTTAAAGATAATGGAGATTTCTCTATTTGCTTTAACTCTGAGCAAGTGTTACCACAAAAG ATTAGTGTTGAGAAGATGGTGAAAATGTTACCTCGGCACCTCATTGCGGTGGTTATGACTCCTAATAAAGATGGAAAGTCTCGTTATATACTGTGTGGGATCAGACTGTTGCAGACGTTGTGTGACTTAACACCTCGTAATGCTAAACTCGAGCAG GTCTTGCTTGACGATGTGAAATTATCAGCACAGATGATTGATCTGGTGATCCTTGTGATAATAGCTCTTGGCCGTAACAGAAAG GAAAGCTGTAATTCGAATAAAGAATCGTTACTAGAGGCTACATTGGTGGCTTCTTGTCTCCACCTGTTTCACGGGTTTATCTCTCCTAACTCCCAAGATCTTGTTCTCGTCTTGCTTGCACACCCAAGG GTTGATGTGTTTATAGACAGTGCTTTTGGAGCTGTTCTCAATGTTGTGATATCTTTGAAAGCGAAGTTGCTGTATAGACAAACTGACTCCCCAAAAAAGTTAGGCGCAAGTTCTGTAGAGGAGGTTAACTTCCACTGCCAACAAGCTGAAGCTGCTTTGCAGTTCCTTCATTCTCTATGCCAACACAAACCCTTTAGAGAACGTGTCGCTAAAAACAAG GAGCTATGTGGAAAAGGTGGCGTTCTTAGGCTAGCTCAATCCATACTATCACTAACTATTACACCTGAATTTGTTGGAGCAACCGTAACTATAGCTTCCACATCTAGAATGAAAGCAAAAGTTCTTTCAATT TTGCAGCATCTGTTTGAAGCGGAAAGTGTCTCATTCCTTGACGAGGTTGCAAATGCAGGAAACTTGCATTTAGCCAAAACTGTTGCCTCAGAG GTTCTTAAATTATTGAGGCTTGGCCTTTCTAAAGCTTCCATGGCTACTGCTTCTCCTGACTACCCGATGGGTTTTGTGCTACTTAACGCTATGCGCTTGGCTGACGTGCTCACTGATGACTCAAATTTTCGATCTTTTTTCACTGAACATTTT AGCATGGTTCTCAGCGCGGTATTTTGTCTCTCTCATGGAGATTTCTTGTCAATGTTGTGCTCTTCTGATCTTTCTTCAAGGGAGGATGATGCGAATGTTGATTATGATCTGTTTAAGTCAGCTGGATGGATTCTAAGTGTATTTTCATCTTCTGGGCAATCAGTCACACCTCAATTCAAGCTCAGTTTACAAAATAACCTTACCATGTCTTCATATGCACATCAACGAACATCcttatttattaaaatgatTGCGAATCTTCACTGTTTCGTTCCCAACGTGTGCCAAG AACAGGATAGGAACCGTTTCATTCAGAATGTTATGAGTGGATTGCGAAAAGATCCTTCAAGCATATTGATTAAGATGTTACCAGGCTCTTCATATACTCCTGTGGCACAGAGAGGCACTGGTGTTTGCAGAAACCTAG GTTCTCTGTTGCGCCATGCAGAATCCTTGATCCCTAGTTCCCTCAACGAGGAAGATTTTCTGCTTTTGAG GGTGTTTTGTGACCAGTTACAGCCGTTAATCCATTCCGAGTTTGAGGAAAGTCAAGTACAGGTGAAGGTGAAAAAGCTTTTTGCTCTCTTATACATTGGTTTTACAATTCTCTGGCTTATCTGTTTAGTTACACTGATACAA GATATTGAAGGTAGGGGCGGGAATTTATCTGGTAAGCTAAAAGAGCTTCTGAATCTTAACAATGAGGAAGCTTCAGAGGATTGTGATGTCCGAGTTGAAGGTGTGATGACAAAGCAAGGCGTGAACGAGGAGATAGACACAGTTGAAAGGTTGAAAGAGAGCGATGCAGATGCTAGCAATCTTGAAACCAGTGGTTCAGATACAAGCTCTAACAGAGGGAAGGGTCTGGTTGAAGAGGGAGAGTTGGTTCAGAATATGAGCAAGCGATTTAAAGGCAGTGCATCAGGAGAGGTGAAGGAGGATGAGAAATCTGAAACCTTCCTTGTCTttgagaagcagaagaagaaacggaaGCGTAGTATTATGAATGCTGATCAAATGGGGATGATTGAGAAGGCGCTTGCTGAAGAACCTGATTTGCAGCGGAATTCAGCTTCGAGACAGTTATGGGCTGATAAAATAAGTCAAAAG GGTTCGGAGGTTATTACATCTTCGCAGCTGAAAAACTG GCTGAATAACCGAAAAGCGAAACTAGCTCGAGCAAACAAGCAAACGGGGCCAGCTCATGATAATAACAGCTCAGGGGATCTACCGGAGAGTCCTGGAGATGAAAACACTTGGCAGCAGAAACCATCAACACCAATTAAAGATCAAACTGTAACAGAAACCCCGAAAACAGGAGAGAATCTGATGAGAACATCGTCATCATCAGAAGAAGGGATAAAGCAAGGGCAACAAGTGAGGCTTATGGATGAGAGAGGAGACGAGATCGGGAAGGGAACAGTGTTGAGAACAGACGGTGAATGGAACGGTTTAAGCTTGGAGACAAGACAGATATGTGTAGTTGATGTAATGGAGCTTAGTGAGTCATATGATGGGAGCAAAAAGATGATCCCTTATGGATCAGATGATGTTGGGAGGACTTTCACAGAGGCGAATTCAAGGTTTGGAGTTATGAGAGTGGCTTGGGATGTGAATAAGCTTCAGTATTAG